A region from the Drosophila mauritiana strain mau12 chromosome 2L, ASM438214v1, whole genome shotgun sequence genome encodes:
- the LOC117150325 gene encoding fibroin heavy chain isoform X2 yields the protein MNKLLVLALCLGVVCGDFQQSHYSTHGQAVEQARKNAGYGGGYSGGFGAGFDGASGQVEGSSLGKLESSYDSVGATESAEGASAGGLGGAVETLGGAAGTNTIGAGVGSSFGSNFASGFGGQNAASFGAQNTAGFGAQNAASFGAQNAASFGSSFSTNAAFQTSSASNFGSTAAHQVGSNVEFAENANAGNKVDFGGVNAVDSSAQLLSGVQTVQSAPTSEYYRHEKIVSTPQQVVYTIPGGSQRYVHHEERIVEQPTQTQVTQTVPVQTAHYYQRKVTTTASAPQLVQPVASSRLTYGSNAASTFGSNAATNFGSNTASNFGSNAAFNSQFGSSFGQNFQQNSQLTQLLSQTQQAARQQAASQAASANQVQAGSGYAAGSQGGFNSGYNSAFNSGSQFGFNSASSLNSASSLNSASTGNSAALLSGSLLGGSQGSLLSGQVGGQQSLLSGSLLSGQQNLGLGLNAAQTGQVVGAGNVGAGLSAGAGNLGSGYRTKQWEKQSKWSSQNSYDSNGHVNNYKDLVTGESESVDINGKRAGYHAVTASVDDNGKFGTHSVHS from the exons ATGAATAAGCTGCTGGTTTTGGCCCTTTGCCTGGGTGTGGTCTGTGGAG ATTTCCAACAAAG CCACTACAGTACCCACGGGCAGGCGGTGGAGCAGGCTCGCAAGAACGCCGGCTACGGAGGAGGCTATAGCGGTGGCTTTGGAGCTGGCTTCGATGGCGCCTCCGGTCAGGTTGAAGGCTCCTCTCTGGGAAAACTGGAGAGCTCCTACGACTCCGTGGGTGCGACTGAATCCGCCGAAGGTGCCTCCGCTGGCGGATTAGGTGGTGCCGTTGAGACTTtgggtggtgctgctggtaCTAACACCATTGGTGCTGGTGTTGGAAGTTCCTTTGGCTCTAACTTTGCCTCCGGTTTTGGCGGCCAGAATGCTGCCTCCTTTGGCGCCCAGAATACCGCAGGCTTTGGCGCTCAGAATGCTGCCTCCTTTGGTGCCCAGAATGCCGCCTCCTTTGGCAGCTCCTTCTCCACCAACGCCGCCTTCCAGACCAGCTCCGCCTCCAACTTCGGCAGCACCGCCGCCCACCAGGTGGGCAGCAATGTGGAGTTCGCTGAGAACGCCAATGCCGGCAACAAGGTCGACTTTGGTGGCGTGAACGCCGTCGACTCCAGTGCTCAGCTGCTCAGCGGAGTTCAAACCGTGCAGTCCGCCCCCACTTCCGAGTATTACAGGCACGAGAAGATTGTGTCCACCCCGCAACAGGTGGTCTACACCATTCCCGGTGGCTCCCAGCGTTACGTCCATCACGAGGAGCGCATTGTCGAGCAGCCTACCCAGACCCAGGTGACGCAGACGGTCCCAGTTCAAACCGCACACTACTATCAGCGAAAGGTGACCACCACTGCGTCCGCACCACAGCTGGTTCAGCCAGTTGCCAGCAGCCGTTTAACCTACGGATCGAATGCCGCCTCCACCTTCGGCAGCAATGCCGCCACCAACTTCGGCAGCAACACCGCCTCCAACTTCGGCAGCAATGCCGCCTTCAACTCTCAGTTTGGCAGTTCCTTTGGCCAGAACTTCCAGCAGAACAGCCAGCTGACCCAGCTGCTCAGCCAAACCCAGCAAGCTGCCCGCCAGCAGGCTGCCTCCCAAGCCGCATCCGCCAACCAGGTGCAAGCTGGAAGTGGCTACGCCGCCGGCTCACAAGGTGGCTTTAACTCTGGCTACAACTCTGCCTTCAACTCTGGCTCCCAGTTTGGATTCAACTCCGCTAGCTCGTTGAACTCTGCCAGCTCCCTGAACTCCGCCAGTACCGGCAACAGTGCTGCTCTACTGAGTGGATCTCTGTTGGGCGGCAGCCAAGGATCTCTGCTGAGCGGACAGGTTGGCGGACAGCAGTCGCTGCTCAGCGGATCCCTGTTAAGCGGACAGCAGAACTTGGGACTTGGACTGAACGCGGCACAGACCGGTCAAGTGGTCGGAGCGGGCAACGTTGGGGCCGGATTATCAGCAGGAGCCGGAAACTTGGGCAGTGGCTACCGTACCAAGCAGTGGGAGAAGCAGTCCAAGTGGTCTTCCCAGAACTCG TACGATTCCAATGGCCATGTCAACAACTACAAGGATCTAGTCACCGGCGAGAGCGAAAGTGTTGACATCAATGGCAAGCGGGCGGGATACCATGCGGTCACAGCCTCCGTCGATGACAATGGCAAGTTCGGCACCCACAGTGTTCACTCGTAA
- the LOC117150325 gene encoding fibroin heavy chain isoform X1, with protein sequence MNKLLVLALCLGVVCGDFQQSLARTKRDSFHTRHYSTHGQAVEQARKNAGYGGGYSGGFGAGFDGASGQVEGSSLGKLESSYDSVGATESAEGASAGGLGGAVETLGGAAGTNTIGAGVGSSFGSNFASGFGGQNAASFGAQNTAGFGAQNAASFGAQNAASFGSSFSTNAAFQTSSASNFGSTAAHQVGSNVEFAENANAGNKVDFGGVNAVDSSAQLLSGVQTVQSAPTSEYYRHEKIVSTPQQVVYTIPGGSQRYVHHEERIVEQPTQTQVTQTVPVQTAHYYQRKVTTTASAPQLVQPVASSRLTYGSNAASTFGSNAATNFGSNTASNFGSNAAFNSQFGSSFGQNFQQNSQLTQLLSQTQQAARQQAASQAASANQVQAGSGYAAGSQGGFNSGYNSAFNSGSQFGFNSASSLNSASSLNSASTGNSAALLSGSLLGGSQGSLLSGQVGGQQSLLSGSLLSGQQNLGLGLNAAQTGQVVGAGNVGAGLSAGAGNLGSGYRTKQWEKQSKWSSQNSYDSNGHVNNYKDLVTGESESVDINGKRAGYHAVTASVDDNGKFGTHSVHS encoded by the exons ATGAATAAGCTGCTGGTTTTGGCCCTTTGCCTGGGTGTGGTCTGTGGAG ATTTCCAACAAAG TTTGGCGAGAACCAAACGCGACAGTTTCCACACTCG CCACTACAGTACCCACGGGCAGGCGGTGGAGCAGGCTCGCAAGAACGCCGGCTACGGAGGAGGCTATAGCGGTGGCTTTGGAGCTGGCTTCGATGGCGCCTCCGGTCAGGTTGAAGGCTCCTCTCTGGGAAAACTGGAGAGCTCCTACGACTCCGTGGGTGCGACTGAATCCGCCGAAGGTGCCTCCGCTGGCGGATTAGGTGGTGCCGTTGAGACTTtgggtggtgctgctggtaCTAACACCATTGGTGCTGGTGTTGGAAGTTCCTTTGGCTCTAACTTTGCCTCCGGTTTTGGCGGCCAGAATGCTGCCTCCTTTGGCGCCCAGAATACCGCAGGCTTTGGCGCTCAGAATGCTGCCTCCTTTGGTGCCCAGAATGCCGCCTCCTTTGGCAGCTCCTTCTCCACCAACGCCGCCTTCCAGACCAGCTCCGCCTCCAACTTCGGCAGCACCGCCGCCCACCAGGTGGGCAGCAATGTGGAGTTCGCTGAGAACGCCAATGCCGGCAACAAGGTCGACTTTGGTGGCGTGAACGCCGTCGACTCCAGTGCTCAGCTGCTCAGCGGAGTTCAAACCGTGCAGTCCGCCCCCACTTCCGAGTATTACAGGCACGAGAAGATTGTGTCCACCCCGCAACAGGTGGTCTACACCATTCCCGGTGGCTCCCAGCGTTACGTCCATCACGAGGAGCGCATTGTCGAGCAGCCTACCCAGACCCAGGTGACGCAGACGGTCCCAGTTCAAACCGCACACTACTATCAGCGAAAGGTGACCACCACTGCGTCCGCACCACAGCTGGTTCAGCCAGTTGCCAGCAGCCGTTTAACCTACGGATCGAATGCCGCCTCCACCTTCGGCAGCAATGCCGCCACCAACTTCGGCAGCAACACCGCCTCCAACTTCGGCAGCAATGCCGCCTTCAACTCTCAGTTTGGCAGTTCCTTTGGCCAGAACTTCCAGCAGAACAGCCAGCTGACCCAGCTGCTCAGCCAAACCCAGCAAGCTGCCCGCCAGCAGGCTGCCTCCCAAGCCGCATCCGCCAACCAGGTGCAAGCTGGAAGTGGCTACGCCGCCGGCTCACAAGGTGGCTTTAACTCTGGCTACAACTCTGCCTTCAACTCTGGCTCCCAGTTTGGATTCAACTCCGCTAGCTCGTTGAACTCTGCCAGCTCCCTGAACTCCGCCAGTACCGGCAACAGTGCTGCTCTACTGAGTGGATCTCTGTTGGGCGGCAGCCAAGGATCTCTGCTGAGCGGACAGGTTGGCGGACAGCAGTCGCTGCTCAGCGGATCCCTGTTAAGCGGACAGCAGAACTTGGGACTTGGACTGAACGCGGCACAGACCGGTCAAGTGGTCGGAGCGGGCAACGTTGGGGCCGGATTATCAGCAGGAGCCGGAAACTTGGGCAGTGGCTACCGTACCAAGCAGTGGGAGAAGCAGTCCAAGTGGTCTTCCCAGAACTCG TACGATTCCAATGGCCATGTCAACAACTACAAGGATCTAGTCACCGGCGAGAGCGAAAGTGTTGACATCAATGGCAAGCGGGCGGGATACCATGCGGTCACAGCCTCCGTCGATGACAATGGCAAGTTCGGCACCCACAGTGTTCACTCGTAA
- the LOC117150410 gene encoding heterogeneous nuclear ribonucleoprotein A3 homolog 2 isoform X2: protein MWKVLLICVVMSALNEESSGAKTGPTRRRRAYAGGYAGGYASSGGGAGGHSSYVGTGGGGGGYYDYDDYGGTSPNFGIIDPYLFHQQLTNHILAQNFANQHRIQQQIAAQQAYHDNLVRQNRYRGGSSSSSSSGSGSGFGSGSYNSHRYAPSYASASGSIGSNGYRQTAYISPSNPASPNIVNRFGGGSGGGSSFSSSSSSGGGGGGGGGYKGVSVSSFSHSNGDGTSRRGAQTTVNDNGKITSYSVHS, encoded by the exons atgtGGAAGGTTCTACTTATTTGTGTGGTGATGAGTGCTCTGAACGAAGAGTCATCGGGAG CAAAAACGGGTCCGACCCGCAGACGACGAGCATATGCCGGCGGTTACGCCGGAGGGTATGCCAGTAGTGGAGGAGGAGCCGGTGGACACAGCAGCTATGTGGGGACCggtgggggtggtggtggctacTACGATTACGATGACTATGGCGGCACCTCGCCCAACTTTGGCATCATCGATCCGTATCTCTTCCACCAGCAGCTGACGAACCATATTTTGGCCCAGAACTTCGCCAACCAACA TCGCATCCAGCAACAGATCGCCGCTCAGCAGGCCTACCACGACAATCTAGTGCGCCAGAATCGGTACAGAGGAGGCTCCAGCTCTAGCTCTAGCTCTGGATCCGGGTCTGGATTTGGATCGGGATCGTATAACTCACATCGCTATGCACCCAGCTATGCCTCGGCATCCGGATCCATCGGTTCCAATGGCTATCGCCAGACGGCCTATATTAGCCCATCCAATCCG GCCTCTCCCAACATTGTGAATCGCTTTGGCGGCGGAAGCGGTGGTGGATCCTCGTtctccagctccagcagctccggaggaggtggtggcggcggcggtggctaCAAGGGCGTCTCGGTCTCGTCCTTCAGTCACAGCAACGGAGACGGAACCAGTCGACGTGGTGCCCAGACCACGGTGAACGACAACGGAAAGATCACCTCGTATTCGGTGCACTCCTAG
- the LOC117150410 gene encoding loricrin isoform X1, with translation MWKVLLICVVMSALNEESSGAKTGPTRRRRAYAGGYAGGYASSGGGAGGHSSYVGTGGGGGGYYDYDDYGGTSPNFGIIDPYLFHQQLTNHILAQNFANQQAITGLATAGNAYASADASLVDDNDIRIQQQIAAQQAYHDNLVRQNRYRGGSSSSSSSGSGSGFGSGSYNSHRYAPSYASASGSIGSNGYRQTAYISPSNPASPNIVNRFGGGSGGGSSFSSSSSSGGGGGGGGGYKGVSVSSFSHSNGDGTSRRGAQTTVNDNGKITSYSVHS, from the exons atgtGGAAGGTTCTACTTATTTGTGTGGTGATGAGTGCTCTGAACGAAGAGTCATCGGGAG CAAAAACGGGTCCGACCCGCAGACGACGAGCATATGCCGGCGGTTACGCCGGAGGGTATGCCAGTAGTGGAGGAGGAGCCGGTGGACACAGCAGCTATGTGGGGACCggtgggggtggtggtggctacTACGATTACGATGACTATGGCGGCACCTCGCCCAACTTTGGCATCATCGATCCGTATCTCTTCCACCAGCAGCTGACGAACCATATTTTGGCCCAGAACTTCGCCAACCAACA AGCTATAACTGGTCTGGCCACGGCTGGCAACGCTTATGCATCCGCGGATGCTTCTCTTGTCGACGACAACGATAT TCGCATCCAGCAACAGATCGCCGCTCAGCAGGCCTACCACGACAATCTAGTGCGCCAGAATCGGTACAGAGGAGGCTCCAGCTCTAGCTCTAGCTCTGGATCCGGGTCTGGATTTGGATCGGGATCGTATAACTCACATCGCTATGCACCCAGCTATGCCTCGGCATCCGGATCCATCGGTTCCAATGGCTATCGCCAGACGGCCTATATTAGCCCATCCAATCCG GCCTCTCCCAACATTGTGAATCGCTTTGGCGGCGGAAGCGGTGGTGGATCCTCGTtctccagctccagcagctccggaggaggtggtggcggcggcggtggctaCAAGGGCGTCTCGGTCTCGTCCTTCAGTCACAGCAACGGAGACGGAACCAGTCGACGTGGTGCCCAGACCACGGTGAACGACAACGGAAAGATCACCTCGTATTCGGTGCACTCCTAG